Proteins encoded by one window of Methylovirgula ligni:
- the grpE gene encoding nucleotide exchange factor GrpE — protein MTSRGSTMPDETLPESNTTATDGPTAENTPDPFAVLQTLQRENGELKDRLLRTLAESENLRRRTDKEVADAKLYGVSSFARDMLSFADNLRRTVENIPDELRKSADPAVKTLISGIEVTERDFISRLARHGAKKMEPLGSKFDPNLHEALYEVPDESLPNGTVVKVVEDGYTIGERMLRPAKVGISRGGAKTAG, from the coding sequence ATGACGAGCCGCGGATCGACCATGCCCGACGAAACATTGCCCGAATCGAATACAACGGCCACGGACGGCCCGACGGCCGAAAACACGCCGGACCCGTTTGCCGTCTTGCAGACCCTCCAGCGCGAGAATGGGGAGCTGAAGGACAGGCTTCTGCGCACGCTCGCCGAGAGTGAAAACCTGCGCCGCCGCACCGACAAGGAAGTGGCCGATGCCAAGCTCTACGGCGTTTCGAGCTTCGCCCGCGACATGCTGAGCTTTGCCGATAATCTGCGCCGTACGGTCGAAAATATTCCCGACGAATTGCGCAAAAGTGCCGACCCGGCCGTGAAGACCCTCATCAGCGGCATCGAAGTGACCGAGCGCGATTTCATCTCCCGGCTTGCGCGCCACGGCGCCAAGAAGATGGAGCCGCTCGGCAGCAAGTTCGACCCCAATCTGCACGAGGCGCTTTATGAAGTGCCGGACGAATCACTCCCCAACGGCACGGTCGTCAAGGTCGTCGAGGACGGCTACACGATTGGCGAGCGCATGCTGCGGCCGGCCAAGGTCGGCATTTCGCGCGGCGGTGCCAAAACTGCTGGCTGA